The Williamsia sp. DF01-3 genome has a window encoding:
- a CDS encoding cation:dicarboxylate symporter family transporter: MTTTHDRQTDGDAAVPKRRDRTHWLYIAVIVAVIAGVLVGILAPGVGKDLGVLGTMFVSLIKMMISPVIFCTIVLGIGSVRAAATVGKVGGLAFAYFLGMSTVALAIGLVVGNLLKPGDGLTLDPSAMGKGTELADKAHESGGTLDFIQSIIPTSMLSALTEGSVLQTLFIALLVGFAIQSLGKSGESALRAIETLQKIVFKVLAMVLWLAPIGAFGAIANVVGQTGWSAVTELLTLMLGFYVTCVIFVFGILGLLLRFVAGVSIFKLVRYLAREYLLIFATSSSESALPRLIAKMEHLGVERTTVGVVVPTGYSFNLDGTAIYLTMASLFVADAMGQPLSLGEQISLLVFMIVASKGAAGVSGAGLATLAGGLQSHRPELLDGVGIIVGIDRFMSEARAVTNFSGNAVATMLVGSWTKTIDKDQVDSVLRGDDPFDELTMVDDGHDSWDKDDDSGTKVDTTKKPVTA; this comes from the coding sequence ATGACAACCACACACGATCGTCAGACCGACGGGGACGCCGCCGTTCCGAAACGACGCGATCGAACGCACTGGCTGTACATCGCGGTGATCGTGGCCGTGATTGCCGGTGTCCTGGTCGGCATCCTGGCTCCCGGGGTCGGCAAAGACCTCGGAGTCCTCGGCACGATGTTCGTCAGCCTGATCAAGATGATGATCAGCCCGGTCATCTTCTGCACCATCGTCCTCGGTATCGGGTCGGTGCGCGCAGCCGCCACAGTCGGAAAGGTGGGCGGCCTGGCTTTCGCCTACTTCCTGGGTATGTCGACGGTCGCGCTGGCGATCGGACTCGTGGTCGGCAATCTGCTCAAGCCCGGTGATGGCCTGACCCTCGACCCCTCGGCGATGGGCAAAGGCACCGAACTCGCCGACAAGGCCCACGAATCGGGCGGCACGCTGGACTTCATCCAGTCGATCATCCCGACGTCGATGCTCTCGGCTCTGACCGAAGGCAGTGTGCTGCAGACCCTGTTCATCGCACTGCTGGTCGGCTTCGCCATCCAGAGTCTGGGCAAGTCGGGCGAATCCGCGCTGCGAGCCATCGAGACGCTGCAGAAGATCGTGTTCAAGGTGCTCGCCATGGTGCTGTGGCTCGCCCCGATCGGCGCTTTCGGCGCAATCGCGAACGTCGTCGGCCAAACCGGTTGGAGTGCGGTCACCGAACTGCTGACGTTGATGCTCGGCTTCTACGTCACCTGCGTGATCTTCGTCTTCGGGATCCTCGGACTGCTGCTCCGCTTTGTCGCCGGCGTCTCGATCTTCAAGTTGGTGCGTTACCTCGCCCGCGAATATCTCCTGATCTTCGCCACCTCCTCGTCGGAGTCGGCGTTGCCGCGCCTGATCGCCAAGATGGAGCACCTCGGTGTCGAACGCACCACTGTCGGAGTTGTTGTCCCGACCGGCTATTCGTTCAACCTCGACGGCACGGCGATCTACCTGACCATGGCCTCGCTGTTCGTGGCCGATGCCATGGGTCAGCCACTCTCGCTGGGGGAGCAGATCTCGCTGCTGGTCTTCATGATCGTTGCCTCCAAGGGTGCGGCCGGCGTCAGCGGCGCGGGCCTGGCCACGCTCGCGGGCGGTCTGCAGAGCCACCGCCCCGAACTCCTCGACGGCGTCGGGATCATCGTCGGAATCGACCGGTTCATGTCCGAAGCGCGTGCGGTGACCAATTTCTCCGGCAACGCCGTGGCAACCATGCTGGTCGGTTCCTGGACCAAGACGATCGACAAGGATCAGGTCGACAGCGTGCTGCGCGGTGACGATCCTTTCGACGAGCTGACGATGGTCGACGACGGCCACGACAGCTGGGACAAAGACGACGACTCCGGCACGAAGGTGGACACCACGAAGAAGCCGGTGACTGCCTGA
- a CDS encoding sensor histidine kinase, with amino-acid sequence MARLVPRSLAGQTFVLQLVVIAVMVLGGSALAIVDARRDGDAAARLQVTGIAGALAESPATAAAIESGTATAVLQPVTERVRADTQIAFITIMAPDRTRFTHTNPELIGRPYIGTIEPALQGRTFTEVYTGTLGPSIRAVAPVRSSSGEVVGLVSAGITQQTLFSRWQQQLPQILLIAAGALLVSLIGIWAIRRRLLRQTHGLAPTELQVMYEHHDAILHSVSEGLIVLDRHGVALANDEARRLLALPAGDVDKESLPAFLRSYSPGARDEVHVTGDRVLVVNRSRVPGNRSPETEVVTIRDRTELQGALGELDSMKVFTESLRSQAHESANRLHTIVTLVEMGRGDEAVRFATTELELSQQLVDRLSESVGEPALAALLLGKSAQADERGIELTITDETVIPSDNEHAVLSGQELVTVVGNLVDNALDACDRSDPWVEVTVRQDGEHLLIQVADSGPGMDAEEFSRARQRGYSTKSGGESGRRGLGLALVSQVVDRHEGTLTAEVTYGSVVTVTFGPPA; translated from the coding sequence ATGGCCAGGTTGGTGCCCCGTTCACTTGCCGGCCAAACGTTTGTGCTGCAACTGGTCGTGATCGCGGTGATGGTCCTGGGCGGGAGCGCGCTGGCGATCGTCGACGCGAGACGCGACGGTGACGCCGCGGCGCGGTTACAGGTCACCGGCATCGCCGGCGCGCTGGCCGAATCGCCGGCGACCGCAGCGGCCATCGAATCCGGGACCGCGACCGCGGTGCTGCAGCCGGTGACCGAACGGGTTCGGGCAGATACCCAGATCGCGTTCATCACGATCATGGCGCCCGACCGGACACGATTCACCCACACGAATCCCGAACTCATCGGCCGGCCGTACATCGGAACCATCGAGCCGGCGTTGCAGGGCCGCACCTTCACCGAGGTCTACACCGGCACTCTCGGTCCGTCGATCCGCGCCGTCGCGCCGGTGCGCTCGTCGTCCGGCGAGGTCGTCGGACTGGTGTCGGCCGGGATCACCCAGCAGACGCTGTTCTCGCGCTGGCAGCAGCAGTTGCCGCAGATCCTGCTGATCGCCGCCGGCGCGTTACTCGTGTCCCTCATCGGGATCTGGGCAATCCGCCGTCGCCTGCTGCGGCAGACACATGGGTTGGCTCCCACCGAACTGCAGGTGATGTATGAACATCACGACGCCATCCTCCACTCGGTGTCGGAAGGACTGATCGTGCTGGATCGACATGGCGTGGCCCTGGCCAACGACGAAGCCCGGCGCCTGCTGGCATTGCCCGCCGGCGACGTGGACAAAGAGAGCCTGCCTGCATTTCTCCGGTCGTACTCCCCCGGCGCACGCGATGAGGTCCACGTCACGGGTGACCGGGTACTGGTGGTCAACAGGTCTCGCGTTCCCGGCAATCGGTCGCCGGAGACCGAGGTGGTGACCATTCGTGATCGGACCGAATTGCAGGGCGCCCTGGGCGAACTCGACTCGATGAAGGTGTTCACCGAATCGCTGCGATCGCAGGCTCACGAATCGGCGAACCGCCTGCACACCATCGTGACGCTGGTGGAGATGGGACGCGGCGACGAGGCCGTCCGCTTCGCCACGACCGAACTGGAGTTGTCACAGCAACTGGTGGACCGGTTGTCCGAATCGGTCGGCGAACCCGCACTGGCCGCCCTGTTGCTGGGCAAGAGCGCTCAGGCCGATGAACGGGGCATCGAGTTGACGATCACCGACGAGACCGTGATTCCCTCGGACAACGAACACGCTGTGTTGTCGGGCCAAGAACTCGTCACCGTGGTGGGCAACCTTGTCGACAACGCCTTGGACGCATGCGACCGGTCCGACCCCTGGGTGGAGGTGACTGTACGACAAGATGGCGAACATCTGCTGATCCAGGTCGCCGACAGCGGCCCGGGCATGGATGCCGAGGAGTTCAGCAGGGCGAGGCAGCGCGGATACTCCACCAAGTCCGGTGGTGAATCCGGCAGGCGTGGACTGGGTTTGGCGCTCGTGTCCCAGGTTGTCGATCGCCATGAAGGCACCCTCACCGCCGAGGTGACCTACGGGTCCGTTGTCACCGTCACCTTCGGGCCGCCGGCATGA
- a CDS encoding response regulator, whose product MINVLVVEDEPLIAEAHRTYLGRIDGFSVVAVVHTAQDAMRSAAEAATTTTPIDLVLLDLGLPDASGIDLASALSGLRPAPDIIAITSERDLEMVRAAVAHGALAYLLKPFTFAAFRDRLERYQRYRQALPAGTDAASQIEVDRAIAELRGTTDKSAAPKGAAPGTTDEIARRIRDSPEGLTAAEAANQVGVSRVTAWRYLERLADEGTLSRHTDYGNAGRPKIRYQWRR is encoded by the coding sequence ATGATCAACGTTCTCGTCGTCGAAGACGAACCGTTGATCGCCGAAGCCCACCGCACATATCTTGGTCGGATCGACGGCTTTTCCGTTGTCGCCGTGGTGCATACGGCGCAGGATGCCATGCGATCGGCCGCAGAGGCCGCGACAACGACAACACCCATCGACCTCGTACTCCTCGATCTGGGACTACCCGACGCCAGCGGCATCGACCTGGCATCGGCACTGTCAGGGCTACGCCCGGCTCCCGACATCATCGCCATCACGTCCGAACGCGATCTGGAGATGGTGCGCGCCGCCGTGGCACACGGGGCGCTGGCGTACCTGCTCAAACCGTTCACGTTCGCCGCTTTTCGCGACCGACTCGAGCGGTACCAGCGTTATCGACAGGCCTTGCCCGCGGGTACCGACGCGGCCAGCCAGATAGAGGTCGACCGGGCGATCGCCGAATTACGTGGCACGACAGACAAATCTGCGGCCCCGAAAGGCGCGGCGCCCGGCACCACCGACGAAATAGCCCGTCGGATCCGCGACAGTCCCGAAGGTCTCACCGCCGCCGAAGCCGCCAACCAGGTAGGGGTGTCGAGGGTGACCGCCTGGCGTTATCTCGAACGCCTGGCCGACGAGGGAACCCTCTCTCGCCACACGGACTACGGCAATGCCGGTCGGCCCAAGATCCGTTACCAGTGGCGGCGCTGA
- a CDS encoding three-helix bundle dimerization domain-containing protein produces the protein MNPEDQEQQQIEQIADKLADKHADVPTEAVAEVVEDAYRKFDGQPIRDFVPLLAERRAEEELGGNPVATPESLEESS, from the coding sequence ATGAACCCCGAGGATCAAGAGCAGCAGCAGATCGAGCAGATCGCCGACAAACTCGCGGACAAGCACGCGGATGTGCCGACGGAAGCTGTCGCCGAGGTCGTCGAGGACGCGTACCGGAAGTTCGATGGCCAACCCATCCGCGACTTCGTCCCGCTTCTCGCCGAACGCCGGGCAGAAGAAGAGCTCGGCGGAAACCCGGTCGCCACGCCTGAGTCCCTCGAAGAATCGAGCTGA
- a CDS encoding nucleoside deaminase yields MGITNDDVQHLRRCVDLAREALAAGDEPFGSVLVSADGRTLFEDRNRVKDGDNTRHPELTIALWAVENMEPAARAAATVYTSGEHCPMCAAAHAWVGLGRIAYAVSSSQLSEWLAEWNAPPSPVAGLPINTVAPQLPVDGPADALVDEMRALHAQRFGV; encoded by the coding sequence GTGGGCATAACGAACGACGATGTACAGCACCTACGGCGATGCGTGGATCTGGCACGTGAAGCACTGGCGGCCGGCGATGAACCCTTCGGTTCGGTGCTCGTGAGCGCAGACGGCCGAACACTTTTCGAAGACCGCAACCGCGTCAAAGACGGCGACAACACCAGACATCCCGAGCTGACGATCGCGTTGTGGGCAGTGGAGAACATGGAGCCGGCCGCGCGGGCCGCGGCCACGGTGTACACCTCCGGAGAGCATTGCCCGATGTGCGCCGCCGCGCACGCTTGGGTGGGGCTGGGTCGAATTGCCTATGCGGTGTCATCGTCTCAATTGTCGGAGTGGCTCGCGGAATGGAATGCTCCTCCCTCACCGGTCGCCGGGCTGCCTATCAACACCGTTGCACCCCAGTTGCCGGTAGACGGACCAGCAGATGCTCTGGTCGACGAGATGCGGGCCCTGCACGCACAGCGATTCGGCGTTTAG
- a CDS encoding GntR family transcriptional regulator encodes MPAVEELTGSENDRKSLRQHAYEEIRRQIVDLRLAPGSRLVERDLAAELDVSRIPLREALQLLQQDGLVVLVPRQGAIVSPFSENDVRDLFDVRESLEVLAARLAAERADEEGLARLSEQLEAARTATLKRDRPAIAAANAKFHQMIVDLSANPLLESLLRPLEARTQWLFHLTKDRDPGRQCHEHEEILAAIAAHDADRAAESAFHHVHSGREASLAMAAEWSGGLIDPVEATKGRRRARSEPT; translated from the coding sequence ATGCCTGCGGTAGAAGAGCTGACGGGTTCGGAAAACGATCGAAAGTCTTTGCGCCAGCACGCGTATGAGGAGATTCGGCGTCAGATCGTGGATCTGCGGCTGGCGCCCGGGTCGAGGCTGGTGGAGCGCGATCTCGCCGCGGAACTCGATGTCTCGCGTATCCCGCTGCGCGAGGCATTGCAGTTGCTGCAGCAGGACGGACTGGTGGTTCTGGTGCCGAGACAGGGTGCGATCGTGTCGCCGTTCAGCGAGAACGATGTCCGAGACCTGTTCGACGTCCGCGAGAGCCTCGAAGTCCTTGCCGCCCGGCTGGCTGCCGAGCGCGCCGACGAGGAAGGTCTCGCCCGGTTGTCGGAGCAACTCGAAGCCGCTCGTACCGCGACCCTGAAGCGGGACCGCCCAGCGATCGCAGCGGCCAATGCCAAGTTTCACCAAATGATCGTCGACCTGTCCGCGAACCCTCTGCTGGAGTCGCTGCTGCGCCCTCTGGAGGCGCGCACGCAGTGGCTCTTTCATCTGACAAAAGACCGGGATCCGGGCCGTCAATGCCACGAGCACGAGGAAATTCTTGCCGCCATCGCGGCCCACGACGCCGACCGTGCAGCCGAATCAGCGTTCCATCACGTTCATTCGGGCCGAGAGGCAAGTCTTGCCATGGCTGCCGAATGGTCGGGCGGGTTGATCGATCCGGTGGAGGCCACGAAAGGACGTCGGCGGGCGAGATCTGAACCGACATGA
- a CDS encoding BMP family protein, giving the protein MRFRSTTVRVPVALLAAGAIAVGMSGCGTSGADANDGSLSVGVFFPGSVTDTGFMESGYLGYQRVEQALGDQVDLSYVEQVAPADYQQALQRFASENELVISVGGQTDADVRKIAPQFPDVKFVEIGGPSDAEPMDNLAYYDPQQAEAEFLSGAVAAASSTTGTVGFVGGVELPAIVNAAKAFSNGATFVRPDVKVLSPQYVGDFNDPAKAKQAAGTAYAGGANILGQIVNLGKQGIEQAARDSGNRMVGGPIPGDCANPVYAGFVRTDIGTEIEYAVSSTLDGSWEAAQVPFGLTTDKGGSDFILCSEDPAATKALTDAKAALTSGSVAAY; this is encoded by the coding sequence ATGAGATTTCGATCCACAACCGTCCGCGTACCGGTGGCGCTGCTCGCGGCTGGAGCCATTGCGGTAGGAATGTCAGGGTGCGGCACATCGGGTGCCGACGCCAACGACGGGAGCCTGTCCGTCGGAGTCTTCTTCCCCGGCTCCGTCACCGACACCGGGTTCATGGAGTCGGGCTACCTCGGATACCAGAGGGTCGAACAGGCACTCGGTGATCAGGTGGACCTCAGCTATGTCGAGCAAGTTGCACCAGCCGACTACCAGCAGGCATTGCAGCGCTTCGCATCTGAGAACGAATTGGTCATCTCGGTCGGCGGCCAGACCGACGCCGACGTGCGCAAGATCGCCCCTCAGTTCCCGGACGTGAAGTTCGTCGAAATCGGTGGACCTTCCGACGCCGAACCGATGGACAACCTCGCTTACTACGATCCGCAACAGGCCGAGGCCGAATTCCTTTCCGGCGCAGTGGCAGCGGCATCATCGACCACCGGAACGGTCGGATTCGTCGGAGGCGTCGAGTTGCCGGCCATCGTCAATGCGGCCAAGGCGTTTTCGAACGGGGCAACGTTTGTCCGACCCGACGTCAAGGTTCTCAGCCCCCAATATGTCGGCGACTTCAACGATCCCGCCAAAGCCAAACAGGCTGCGGGCACCGCCTACGCGGGAGGTGCCAACATCCTCGGTCAGATCGTCAACCTCGGCAAACAAGGCATCGAGCAAGCTGCACGCGACTCGGGCAATCGTATGGTCGGCGGACCGATTCCCGGAGATTGCGCAAACCCGGTGTACGCAGGTTTTGTCCGCACCGACATCGGGACCGAGATCGAATACGCCGTCTCTTCAACGCTCGACGGCTCGTGGGAGGCTGCACAAGTTCCGTTCGGTCTGACAACAGACAAGGGTGGCAGCGACTTCATTCTCTGCTCGGAAGACCCCGCCGCCACCAAGGCGCTGACCGACGCAAAGGCGGCGCTGACATCCGGCTCTGTCGCGGCATACTGA
- a CDS encoding ABC transporter ATP-binding protein: MPPATSPLLTLDRIGKSYGSVRALDDVTLAVERGTVHCILGENGAGKSTLCNVVYGTVSADQGSMTIDGTPYRPSTPAAALESGVAMVHQHFSLIPTMTVEDNLLLGRRGFRQPHDEVERGLARIADSYGLTVDRTARVSDLPIGARQRVEIVKALLRRPDLILLDEPTAVLDPGEIDSLIETCNALAADGKSVVLITHKLGEVARVADAATVLRGGTVVGGGRLSQTPLDSLLDLMLGGAQPAASERRPPSPPHHAAPCLEVRGVTLSRPDGSTALADVDLTVHSGEIVGIAGVEGNGQSELAAVLSGSVAADRGTVSVDGRDITEHTPAQRTRAGMGVIPEDRHAEGMIAELSLAENYALGRLSDYRRWGLLDRRRMRADAAQAITEYSIRADGPDIPIGSLSGGNQQKVVLARELSTPGLRVVVAAQPTRGLDVGAVSFVLDRLRDAAASGAAVLVISSEIDELVTLCSRIVVAYRGTIRGSVDSESSSATNDIGELMMGVAG; encoded by the coding sequence ATGCCCCCAGCAACCAGCCCGCTGTTGACGCTCGACCGAATCGGTAAGTCGTATGGCAGTGTTCGCGCGCTCGACGATGTCACCCTGGCCGTCGAACGCGGCACGGTGCACTGCATCCTCGGAGAGAACGGCGCAGGCAAGTCGACACTGTGCAACGTCGTGTACGGAACGGTCTCAGCGGACCAGGGCAGTATGACCATCGACGGAACCCCGTATCGCCCTTCGACACCGGCAGCGGCACTCGAGTCCGGCGTCGCCATGGTGCATCAGCATTTCTCACTCATCCCCACGATGACGGTGGAGGACAACCTGCTGTTGGGCCGGCGAGGGTTTCGCCAGCCACACGATGAGGTGGAGCGGGGCCTGGCGCGCATCGCCGATTCGTACGGATTGACCGTGGACCGCACTGCCCGCGTCAGTGACCTTCCGATCGGCGCACGACAGCGGGTGGAGATCGTCAAAGCCCTGCTTCGCAGGCCAGACCTCATCCTGCTCGATGAACCGACTGCCGTGCTCGACCCCGGCGAGATCGACTCGCTGATCGAGACCTGTAATGCGCTTGCCGCCGACGGCAAGTCGGTTGTCCTGATCACCCACAAACTCGGGGAGGTCGCCCGCGTGGCCGACGCGGCAACCGTGCTTCGCGGCGGGACGGTCGTCGGCGGAGGTCGACTATCGCAGACACCGCTGGATTCTCTGCTCGACCTGATGCTCGGTGGCGCGCAACCTGCTGCGTCCGAACGACGCCCGCCATCGCCACCCCATCACGCAGCACCCTGCTTGGAAGTCAGGGGCGTCACGCTGTCCCGCCCAGACGGCAGCACTGCCCTGGCAGACGTCGATTTGACTGTCCACTCAGGAGAGATCGTCGGCATCGCAGGTGTCGAAGGCAATGGCCAGTCGGAACTGGCGGCAGTGTTGTCCGGGTCCGTCGCCGCTGATCGCGGAACAGTCAGTGTCGACGGACGCGACATCACCGAACACACTCCGGCGCAGCGCACCCGTGCGGGGATGGGTGTCATCCCCGAAGACCGGCATGCCGAGGGCATGATCGCTGAACTATCACTCGCCGAGAACTATGCACTCGGCCGATTGAGTGACTACCGGCGCTGGGGCCTCCTGGATCGCCGGCGCATGAGAGCTGATGCCGCGCAGGCCATCACGGAGTACTCGATCCGCGCCGATGGTCCCGACATCCCTATCGGATCATTGTCCGGCGGCAACCAGCAGAAGGTTGTGCTGGCCCGGGAATTGTCTACCCCGGGGCTGCGTGTTGTCGTCGCGGCTCAACCCACCCGCGGGCTCGACGTCGGTGCCGTCAGTTTTGTGCTCGACCGCCTTCGGGACGCCGCGGCGTCTGGCGCCGCAGTGTTGGTGATCTCCAGCGAAATCGACGAGCTCGTCACACTCTGCTCACGCATCGTCGTCGCCTACCGCGGCACCATCCGCGGGTCTGTCGACTCCGAGTCTTCCTCTGCCACAAACGACATCGGCGAGCTCATGATGGGGGTGGCAGGATGA
- a CDS encoding ABC transporter permease, giving the protein MQTAGLLRTKLRQGNWAHSPLVVAVVALVIATGVGLLLAAGAGAGPAEVIDALIQGTFGSPFAVGTSLNSAAIIMFIAAGFTVAYRAGLVNVGGEGQICVGGIAATAVGVTIPDSMPLFVGVTLALVAAVLAGACWAAVAAWLYVRRGTSEIITTLLLNFVGLALVVLMVQEPSLLRQPMTSSETLPQSESLSETSHLPLLGLTKSPATVAIVIALLSITAVGVVLRHSAIGLRLRSAGLSPTASARLGVPVDRVRFLGLSTAGGFSGLAGGILVTSAPFVLAEGFSSGFGFTGLVVGLLARGSMTAVAGVSLFLGFLVAGGINLQLAAGVPSSTVTVVQSVLIILIAGAALWTTRSRSVAPPEAASAPAITAPAKATS; this is encoded by the coding sequence ATGCAGACGGCTGGGCTGCTCCGCACCAAACTGCGGCAAGGCAATTGGGCCCACAGTCCGCTTGTGGTCGCTGTCGTGGCCCTGGTGATCGCCACAGGCGTTGGACTGTTGCTGGCCGCAGGCGCTGGGGCCGGGCCCGCCGAGGTCATCGACGCCCTCATCCAGGGAACATTCGGCTCGCCCTTTGCCGTCGGCACCTCGCTGAACAGCGCTGCCATCATCATGTTCATCGCGGCGGGCTTCACCGTCGCTTATCGGGCCGGTCTGGTGAACGTCGGAGGCGAAGGCCAGATCTGTGTCGGCGGCATTGCTGCCACCGCGGTGGGCGTGACCATCCCCGACTCCATGCCGCTCTTTGTTGGAGTCACCTTGGCGCTGGTGGCTGCCGTATTGGCCGGCGCATGTTGGGCGGCCGTCGCGGCGTGGCTCTATGTTCGGCGCGGTACCAGCGAGATCATCACCACCCTGCTGCTCAACTTTGTCGGCCTGGCGCTGGTTGTGTTGATGGTCCAGGAGCCGAGCTTGCTCCGGCAGCCGATGACCTCGTCGGAGACGCTCCCCCAGTCGGAGTCGCTGAGCGAAACGAGCCACCTCCCGCTATTGGGATTGACCAAATCGCCGGCCACCGTGGCCATCGTCATTGCACTACTTTCCATCACGGCCGTCGGAGTGGTCCTGCGGCACAGCGCAATCGGACTGCGGCTCCGCTCGGCGGGACTGTCACCGACCGCGTCGGCTCGACTAGGTGTCCCGGTAGATCGCGTTCGTTTCCTGGGGCTCTCCACCGCAGGTGGGTTCTCGGGGCTTGCCGGCGGAATCCTTGTCACGTCCGCCCCGTTCGTCTTGGCCGAAGGGTTCTCGTCGGGCTTCGGTTTCACCGGACTTGTGGTCGGTCTGCTTGCCCGCGGGTCGATGACAGCAGTTGCCGGGGTGTCGCTGTTCCTGGGATTCCTGGTTGCCGGCGGTATCAATCTGCAGTTGGCCGCGGGAGTGCCGTCGTCCACCGTGACCGTGGTGCAGAGCGTGCTGATCATCTTGATCGCGGGCGCTGCCTTGTGGACCACCCGGTCGAGATCAGTGGCGCCCCCCGAGGCCGCTTCGGCACCCGCCATCACAGCCCCCGCAAAGGCGACGTCATGA
- a CDS encoding ABC transporter permease, with protein MNIDMLTQVLTSGVAFAILLIVAAAGESISERAGVLNLSMEGIMLTGAFASVLASATLDSAVLGLVSGVLAALIFGIIQALLTVRFRADQIVVGIAGNALALGLTTYGARIFLEDGKGQGVPGFDGVDIPLLTDIPIVGPALFGQSVLGYLCVLVVIALALLFSGKTMAGIRVDAVGEDATSAGWTGLSVNKIRAACVLLAAATGGLAGSQLALSEVQSFSENMTAGLGYLAVVAVIAGRWKVIGIVWACLFFGIARSLQFALPAVGVDIPYAILLMLPYVIAIVAISGVVGGRRAPSCLTVPYAGRS; from the coding sequence ATGAACATCGACATGCTCACCCAGGTCCTCACCAGCGGGGTGGCCTTCGCGATCCTGCTCATCGTGGCCGCAGCAGGTGAATCGATCAGCGAACGTGCGGGCGTGCTCAACCTCAGCATGGAGGGCATCATGCTCACCGGTGCGTTCGCAAGCGTGTTGGCCTCGGCCACACTTGATTCGGCAGTGCTCGGCCTCGTCAGCGGCGTGCTTGCGGCGCTCATCTTCGGCATCATCCAGGCGTTGCTGACGGTGCGGTTCCGAGCCGACCAGATCGTTGTCGGAATCGCCGGTAACGCTTTGGCTCTGGGGTTGACCACCTACGGTGCCCGCATCTTCCTCGAGGACGGCAAAGGCCAGGGTGTGCCCGGCTTCGACGGCGTCGACATCCCCCTGCTGACCGACATACCGATCGTCGGTCCGGCCCTGTTCGGCCAATCAGTCCTCGGCTACCTCTGCGTGCTCGTGGTGATCGCGCTGGCGCTGCTGTTCTCCGGCAAGACCATGGCGGGCATCCGCGTGGACGCCGTCGGCGAGGACGCCACATCGGCCGGCTGGACAGGATTGTCCGTCAACAAGATTCGAGCTGCATGCGTCTTGCTCGCTGCCGCAACGGGCGGTCTCGCAGGATCTCAACTGGCCCTGTCGGAAGTGCAGTCGTTCAGCGAGAACATGACTGCCGGCCTCGGGTACCTCGCCGTGGTCGCAGTGATCGCGGGGCGCTGGAAAGTGATCGGAATCGTGTGGGCGTGCCTGTTCTTCGGGATCGCCCGATCGCTTCAGTTTGCCTTGCCTGCCGTCGGAGTCGACATCCCTTACGCGATTCTGCTCATGCTGCCGTACGTCATCGCCATAGTCGCGATCAGCGGCGTGGTCGGTGGCCGCCGAGCCCCGTCGTGCCTCACCGTGCCGTACGCCGGCCGTTCCTGA
- a CDS encoding ornithine cyclodeaminase family protein, which produces MTLILTHSDIDALIDRTSVYRAVEQAHADLTSGAASNPAPPQLPIADDGTALPMVASSEPLGASVVKMLSDMPANVGRGLPSQRSTILLMSAQTGECEAVLDGRLITAVRTAAASAVATAHLATQRSSILGLIGAGTLAVEHARAICRIRNIEKVLVWSRSASTVDSFRRRTADLDIQIEYAESPRSILASADIVCTLTPSREPIVEGAWFRPGLHLNAVGAPPRADHREIDGPGIGSSQLIVDSVPTALTKSGDVLLAIADGHLQTQDVDVELGDVIVNPALGRQSDDDITLFNSVGIGLQDLVTARTLVDVAMQQGVGASVRLNA; this is translated from the coding sequence ATGACCCTCATCCTCACCCACTCCGACATCGACGCGCTCATCGACCGGACTTCGGTCTACCGCGCCGTGGAGCAGGCTCACGCTGATCTGACATCAGGGGCTGCGAGTAACCCCGCTCCCCCTCAGTTGCCTATCGCCGACGACGGCACTGCGCTCCCGATGGTGGCGTCCTCAGAACCCTTAGGCGCCAGCGTCGTCAAAATGTTGTCGGACATGCCGGCCAATGTCGGCCGCGGGCTCCCGAGTCAGCGATCGACCATCCTGCTGATGTCGGCACAGACCGGCGAGTGCGAAGCAGTACTCGACGGCCGCCTCATCACAGCCGTCCGTACCGCTGCGGCGAGCGCTGTGGCGACGGCTCACCTTGCCACGCAACGGAGCTCGATTCTGGGACTCATCGGTGCCGGAACACTCGCAGTGGAGCACGCCCGCGCCATCTGCCGCATCCGGAACATCGAGAAGGTTCTGGTGTGGTCGCGGTCGGCGTCGACCGTCGACAGCTTCCGCCGTCGGACAGCCGATCTCGACATCCAGATCGAATACGCGGAATCCCCTCGGTCGATCCTCGCCTCCGCCGACATCGTCTGCACACTGACGCCGTCGCGCGAACCGATCGTCGAGGGCGCCTGGTTCCGCCCGGGCCTGCACCTGAACGCCGTCGGCGCTCCTCCTCGCGCGGACCACCGTGAGATCGACGGCCCTGGGATCGGCAGCAGCCAGCTGATCGTCGACAGCGTCCCGACCGCGCTCACCAAATCGGGAGATGTCCTGTTGGCGATCGCCGATGGCCACCTTCAGACGCAGGACGTTGACGTCGAACTCGGTGACGTTATCGTGAACCCCGCCCTCGGCCGCCAAAGCGACGACGACATCACCCTGTTCAACTCCGTCGGAATCGGTCTTCAGGATCTGGTGACCGCCCGGACGTTGGTCGACGTGGCGATGCAACAGGGTGTTGGCGCGAGTGTGCGGTTGAATGCGTGA